The Flavobacterium johnsoniae genomic sequence ACAGAAATTGTAATTACAACCAATATTCCGCCAGAGAGAATTGTTTCAAAATCTTCTGGTCGTATAGAAGCTATTTTAGTTAAAGATAAAACGCCTGTTGCAAAAAACAGTACGCTTGCAATTATTGAAAATACAGCGAATTACAGAGATGTTTTTCTGCTTAAAAGCATTGTGGACAGTTACGATATTAATAATTCGAAAAAAGCTTTTCCTTTTGAATCACTAAAAAATAAACAATTAGGAGAAATTGAAAGTGCTTTTGCTGTTTTTCAAAAAGATTATCAAGCACAGCAATTGAATGAAAGTCTGCATCCTTTTGAAATTGAAAGTATAGCGCAAAGCTCTGAGAAAATTCAGCTTAAAGAAAGATTGGATATTCTTCAGCAACAAAAAGTGCTGAACGAAAGCGAACTCCAATTACAGAAAAATGAAATTGCACGATTTGAAACATTATTCAATAAAGGCATTATTTCTGCTCAAGAAATGGAAGCTAAAAAATTGGGATATCTTCAGGCAATGAAGAGCTATAAAGGACTTTTAACTTCGATTTCTCAAATAAAATCTTCGTTGATTGATAATACTAAATCAAGTCAAAATTCGCAGATAAATAGCACAAAAGAAGAAGTTAATCTAGGTAGAAGCATGGCGCAATCTTTTTATCAGTTAAAAAAAGTTATAAAAGATTGGGAACTGACTTATACATTAAAATCTTCTGTTAGCGGTGTAGTTACTTTTTTGCAGGTTTGGAATGAAAATCAAACTATTAATGTGGGAGATAATGTTTTTTCGATAATTCCCGATGCAAAAAATACGTTTATAGGAAAAGTGAAAGCTCCGGCTTTAAATTCAGGAAAAATAAAAGTAGGGCAACGTGTTAATATTCGTCTCGCAAATTATCCAGATAGAGAATTTGGCGTT encodes the following:
- a CDS encoding HlyD family secretion protein; protein product: MNEDTFELRSEEVQDILTKVPHWMIRWGTVLIFAIIVMLFFVSWFVKYPDVVKTEIVITTNIPPERIVSKSSGRIEAILVKDKTPVAKNSTLAIIENTANYRDVFLLKSIVDSYDINNSKKAFPFESLKNKQLGEIESAFAVFQKDYQAQQLNESLHPFEIESIAQSSEKIQLKERLDILQQQKVLNESELQLQKNEIARFETLFNKGIISAQEMEAKKLGYLQAMKSYKGLLTSISQIKSSLIDNTKSSQNSQINSTKEEVNLGRSMAQSFYQLKKVIKDWELTYTLKSSVSGVVTFLQVWNENQTINVGDNVFSIIPDAKNTFIGKVKAPALNSGKIKVGQRVNIRLANYPDREFGVLKGEIKNISLVPDKDGNLLVDVALPNGLKTSYDKQIVFQQEMKGSAEIVTEDLRLIERILYQFKNIFEQV